One region of Rhodothermus profundi genomic DNA includes:
- a CDS encoding ATP-binding protein, with protein MHRHLTISSRFEEMEQALLQLEALAQTLHLAPELIDRLLVVASEAITNAIRHGNRLDPTKQVHITVVVQKDTVELCVEDEGAGFDRHRIPRYNPNDPEMLLRPHGRGLFLIEELADEVAYEAGGRRIRMRLRQRSNPGASTQSQNDETR; from the coding sequence ATGCACCGGCACCTGACAATTTCCAGCCGCTTTGAAGAGATGGAACAGGCGCTGCTTCAACTCGAAGCGTTGGCGCAGACGCTCCACCTGGCCCCTGAACTCATTGACCGTCTGCTTGTCGTAGCCAGCGAAGCCATCACCAATGCCATTCGCCACGGGAACCGTCTGGATCCTACCAAGCAGGTACATATCACCGTAGTGGTTCAGAAGGATACGGTTGAACTTTGCGTAGAAGATGAAGGTGCGGGATTCGATCGCCATCGCATTCCCCGTTATAACCCGAACGATCCGGAGATGCTGCTTCGACCGCATGGGCGCGGTCTTTTTTTGATTGAGGAGCTGGCTGATGAGGTCGCCTATGAGGCCGGTGGTCGGCGCATCCGTATGCGTCTGCGCCAGCGCTCTAATCCAGGCGCCTCCACTCAAAGTCAAAACGACGAAACCAGGTAA
- a CDS encoding CRISPR-associated ring nuclease → MATVGEQPQVVTLTLDLLAGRHVQFEELILFHTAPHYPALSRSLERLEAELAQWPEYRRLQVHWILFRDETGRALTDIRTEQEARQVFRTLFREVLQIKRQRRVIHLLIAGGRKVMAAYGTAVAQLLFEAEDHLWHLISEEPLLRSGRMHPEPDDPVHLVPVPFVRWSALPPAATRLAVTGDPFEAMRIHEAWLDEEVRRQRAWFLLHELTPGERMLLIALARTGASNRELAQKLGRSPKTVANQLAVITDKYRAFAGLADGVPISRAELVAHFAPVLEWIDLDSQGQPSYKISG, encoded by the coding sequence ATGGCGACTGTGGGCGAGCAACCTCAGGTGGTTACGCTCACGTTAGATCTCCTGGCAGGGCGGCATGTGCAGTTTGAAGAATTGATTCTTTTTCATACGGCGCCGCACTATCCAGCCCTCTCTCGCTCACTGGAGCGGCTCGAAGCTGAACTGGCACAATGGCCCGAGTATCGAAGGCTGCAGGTGCACTGGATTCTCTTCCGGGACGAAACGGGAAGAGCACTGACTGACATTCGCACCGAGCAGGAGGCCCGACAGGTGTTTCGGACCCTTTTTCGAGAGGTACTGCAGATCAAACGTCAGCGCCGCGTCATTCATCTGCTGATAGCCGGAGGCCGAAAAGTAATGGCCGCCTATGGGACAGCCGTAGCGCAGCTTCTGTTTGAAGCAGAAGATCACCTGTGGCACCTGATCTCAGAAGAGCCGCTGCTGAGATCAGGTCGCATGCATCCCGAACCTGACGATCCAGTGCACCTTGTACCCGTTCCCTTTGTGCGCTGGAGTGCGCTACCGCCCGCCGCCACACGCCTGGCAGTAACCGGAGATCCCTTTGAGGCTATGAGGATCCATGAGGCCTGGCTGGACGAGGAAGTCCGACGACAACGCGCCTGGTTTCTGCTGCACGAGCTTACACCTGGCGAACGCATGTTGCTGATCGCGCTGGCCCGCACTGGCGCTTCCAACCGAGAACTGGCGCAAAAGCTGGGCCGCAGCCCCAAAACGGTAGCCAACCAGTTGGCCGTCATCACCGATAAGTACCGGGCCTTTGCTGGACTGGCCGACGGCGTGCCCATTTCACGCGCTGAACTGGTGGCCCATTTTGCACCAGTTCTGGAATGGATTGACCTGGACTCGCAGGGACAGCCATCCTACAAAATATCAGGGTGA
- a CDS encoding SDR family oxidoreductase — translation MQKALVTGGAGFIGSHVADALLDAGYEVHILDDFSSGREENVPRGAIVHRMDVRDAAVTELFARERFAILIHHAAQMDVRRSVADPKFDADVNVMGLLNLMEAGRRYGLQKVIFASTGGAIYGEPDYVPQDETHPVRPLSPYGITKLASEKYLYFYQQQYGIPYVALRYANVYGPRQNPHGEAGVVAIFTQRMLEGKQPVIYGSGEQTRDFVYVGDVVAANLAALRYEGSGVFNIGTGIETSVNQLFRMLRDLINPDVPEVHGEAKPGEQQRSVLGYERACRELGWKPSVSLQEGLQRTVAWFRAQVRVT, via the coding sequence ATGCAAAAAGCACTCGTTACTGGAGGTGCAGGCTTTATCGGGTCACACGTAGCCGATGCGCTTCTTGACGCGGGATATGAAGTGCATATCCTAGATGATTTTTCGTCGGGGCGAGAGGAGAATGTGCCCCGGGGGGCAATTGTTCATCGCATGGATGTGCGTGATGCTGCGGTGACCGAACTCTTCGCGCGTGAGCGTTTTGCCATTCTGATTCATCATGCTGCTCAGATGGACGTGCGGCGCTCTGTGGCGGATCCTAAATTCGATGCTGATGTCAACGTGATGGGATTGCTCAACTTGATGGAGGCAGGGCGGCGATATGGTCTGCAAAAGGTAATCTTTGCTTCAACAGGTGGGGCGATCTACGGAGAGCCTGACTATGTGCCGCAGGACGAGACGCATCCTGTGCGTCCTCTCTCGCCCTATGGTATTACCAAGCTGGCCTCGGAGAAATACCTGTACTTTTACCAGCAGCAGTATGGCATCCCATACGTTGCGCTTCGCTATGCGAACGTATATGGCCCCCGGCAGAATCCACACGGTGAGGCTGGAGTGGTTGCCATTTTCACGCAGCGCATGCTTGAGGGGAAACAGCCCGTGATCTATGGGTCAGGAGAGCAAACGCGTGACTTTGTGTACGTAGGAGATGTGGTGGCCGCGAATCTCGCTGCCCTCCGTTATGAAGGCTCTGGCGTTTTTAACATTGGCACGGGCATTGAAACCAGCGTTAACCAGCTCTTCCGAATGCTTCGGGATCTGATTAATCCGGATGTACCCGAAGTGCATGGCGAGGCCAAGCCTGGAGAGCAGCAGCGCAGCGTGCTGGGCTATGAACGGGCCTGCCGTGAGCTAGGATGGAAGCCCAGTGTATCGCTGCAGGAAGGACTTCAGCGTACGGTGGCGTGGTTTCGGGCCCAGGTGCGCGTAACGTAA
- the scpB gene encoding SMC-Scp complex subunit ScpB: MLPHSKNGVSSLAQGIEALLFVADAPLSAEELAALWERAYGTRPTSREVEEAVASLNRTYEETGRVFRIYQWGGGYCLATVPAVSPLLQCYKQPESKLTQTLLETLAIIAYRQPITKPEIDHIRGVNSDYAIRRLQELELIEIKGRSDTIGRPLLYGTTQRFLEYFGLNSLKDLPELPQLQQLLENPEIQREHLRLLYPLESEEKDSAS, encoded by the coding sequence ATGTTGCCGCATAGTAAAAACGGCGTCTCATCACTGGCACAGGGGATTGAAGCGTTGCTGTTTGTAGCGGATGCGCCGCTTTCCGCAGAGGAACTGGCTGCCCTGTGGGAACGGGCTTATGGTACCAGACCAACGAGTAGGGAGGTCGAGGAAGCAGTTGCGTCACTCAACCGCACATATGAGGAGACAGGGCGCGTTTTTCGAATTTATCAGTGGGGAGGTGGCTATTGTCTGGCGACGGTTCCGGCTGTAAGTCCGTTATTGCAATGCTACAAACAACCCGAATCAAAACTAACTCAGACGCTGCTTGAAACGCTCGCTATCATCGCTTACCGCCAGCCCATTACAAAACCCGAAATCGACCACATCCGTGGCGTCAACTCTGACTACGCCATTCGTCGGCTTCAGGAACTGGAGCTTATTGAAATCAAAGGACGCAGTGATACAATCGGACGCCCGCTCCTGTACGGCACAACCCAGCGCTTCTTAGAATACTTTGGCCTGAACAGCCTGAAAGATCTTCCAGAGTTACCCCAACTTCAACAGTTGCTGGAAAATCCCGAAATTCAGCGAGAACACCTACGCCTGCTGTATCCCCTGGAGTCAGAGGAGAAGGACTCTGCCTCATAA
- a CDS encoding pseudouridine synthase — protein sequence MSDKSPLIRLNRYLARAGVCPSRRKADELIASGQVRVNGQVARLGMRVGPNDIVEVNGVRVVPQTQALYILMNKPHDTITTCEDERGRRTVLDLINLPPEQKRGLFPVGRLDRNTTGVLLLTNDGELANRLMHPRYRVEKIYVARTARPVRPEEAEQLRRGVQLEDGPARAVRVAVNPADPHEIALMIYEGRNRQVRRMLEAIGHDVIQLKRTHYAGLTTKGVRPGKWRRLTESEVRRLYRLVGLKPPRTFKPLPMGHGNANALKR from the coding sequence ATGTCGGACAAGTCCCCGCTCATTCGCCTAAACCGCTACCTGGCCCGAGCAGGCGTCTGCCCATCCCGGCGAAAGGCTGACGAGCTAATCGCCAGCGGACAGGTACGCGTCAACGGCCAGGTAGCCCGGCTAGGCATGCGCGTTGGACCCAACGACATCGTTGAAGTAAACGGCGTTCGCGTTGTACCGCAAACCCAGGCGCTTTACATTCTGATGAACAAACCCCATGACACCATCACCACCTGCGAAGATGAGCGCGGACGCCGCACCGTCCTTGATCTGATCAACCTGCCTCCGGAACAAAAACGCGGCCTTTTCCCCGTAGGCCGCCTGGACCGAAATACAACGGGCGTACTGCTGCTGACCAACGACGGCGAACTAGCTAACCGCTTGATGCACCCACGCTATCGCGTGGAGAAAATCTACGTCGCTCGCACGGCCCGACCTGTCAGACCAGAAGAAGCCGAACAGTTACGCCGAGGCGTTCAATTAGAAGATGGACCAGCCCGGGCCGTGCGGGTCGCCGTCAACCCAGCCGACCCTCATGAAATCGCTCTGATGATCTACGAGGGCCGCAACCGGCAGGTGCGTCGCATGCTGGAAGCAATTGGCCACGACGTCATTCAGCTCAAGCGCACGCATTACGCCGGTCTGACTACCAAAGGAGTGCGGCCCGGAAAGTGGCGCCGCTTGACAGAGAGTGAAGTGCGCCGCCTGTACCGACTGGTCGGGCTAAAACCTCCCAGAACGTTCAAACCATTACCCATGGGCCATGGAAACGCAAACGCTCTCAAGCGCTGA
- the miaA gene encoding tRNA (adenosine(37)-N6)-dimethylallyltransferase MiaA translates to MREIVAELVTWQQQHCSEHGPFLILAGPTAVGKTDLSLELAERLGAEIISADSRQIYRPMTIGTAKPPPEALQRVRHHFIDELDLDEPFSAGHFAFAAWERIADVLARRHIPLVVGGSTLYLYALQFGLAEIPDVDLSIRRWLNERLRTEGPEALYAELQRVDPQAAARLDPTKTQRVIRALEVYHGTGRPITFYYRQHRPAPYAFRTIVLYRERPVLYDRINRRVDQMLEAGLVEEVRAILEAGYRPDLDVLRTIGYQEVIAYLQGAYDWETMRQLIQRNTRRYAKRQLTWFRRFDFEWRRLD, encoded by the coding sequence ATGCGGGAAATCGTTGCCGAACTGGTAACCTGGCAACAGCAGCACTGCTCTGAGCACGGCCCGTTTCTGATCCTGGCCGGCCCTACAGCGGTGGGTAAGACCGATCTGAGCCTGGAGTTGGCCGAACGGCTCGGAGCCGAAATTATCTCAGCCGATAGCCGCCAGATCTATCGGCCGATGACCATTGGTACCGCAAAACCGCCTCCAGAAGCTCTGCAACGCGTGCGGCACCACTTTATTGACGAACTGGACCTGGATGAACCGTTCTCGGCCGGACATTTTGCTTTTGCCGCCTGGGAGCGCATCGCGGACGTGCTGGCCCGTAGACACATTCCGCTGGTGGTGGGAGGTTCCACGCTTTATCTCTACGCTCTGCAATTTGGATTGGCCGAAATCCCTGATGTAGATCTGTCCATCCGTCGATGGTTGAACGAACGGCTTCGCACCGAGGGCCCAGAGGCGCTCTACGCTGAGCTGCAACGTGTCGATCCGCAAGCTGCGGCGCGTCTGGATCCGACCAAAACGCAGCGGGTCATCCGCGCCCTGGAAGTCTACCACGGCACCGGCCGTCCGATCACCTTTTACTACCGCCAACACCGGCCAGCACCGTATGCTTTCCGCACCATTGTGCTGTATCGAGAGCGACCGGTGCTTTATGACCGCATCAACCGTCGCGTGGATCAGATGCTGGAAGCTGGCCTGGTCGAAGAGGTCCGCGCAATCCTGGAAGCAGGGTATCGACCGGATCTGGACGTGCTGCGCACGATTGGCTACCAGGAAGTCATTGCCTATCTACAGGGAGCCTACGACTGGGAAACCATGCGACAGTTGATTCAGCGCAACACGCGCCGCTACGCAAAACGACAGCTTACCTGGTTTCGTCGTTTTGACTTTGAGTGGAGGCGCCTGGATTAG
- a CDS encoding tyrosine-type recombinase/integrase has translation MLPEKLPLPATAAFADDVLPLFLSRCRSDNTRRAYRNDLEDFFALFFEDGRLSAENVRRVTFAHVNLYIEHLKRTGCAENTLRRKISAISSFFRWAEAVELVERSPVIRLLVQLPRTSRERHIVTLSREEARRMLEAARAHPRTGIRDEALVRMLLYCWLRRSEAAAMDFEHIRKVGTHYVLRLPHTKKGTEEIVKVPAHCMAALQRLAAFYGDARGPVWRSFSNNSRGRRLSAQSIYNIVARLAREIGLDRRIGAHTLRHTGITLAVQGGAPLHKVRSQARHADIQTTMVYVHQQDFLDDNAADYVHL, from the coding sequence ATGCTGCCGGAGAAACTACCGCTGCCTGCGACGGCGGCCTTTGCCGACGACGTGCTCCCGCTGTTTCTTTCCCGTTGTCGCTCGGATAACACCCGCCGCGCCTATCGAAATGACCTGGAGGACTTCTTTGCCCTTTTCTTTGAAGACGGACGACTCTCCGCAGAAAATGTCCGGCGGGTTACGTTCGCCCACGTCAATCTGTACATCGAACACCTCAAGCGCACCGGCTGCGCGGAAAACACGCTGCGACGTAAAATCTCGGCTATCAGTTCGTTCTTTCGCTGGGCAGAGGCCGTTGAGCTGGTCGAACGCTCGCCGGTAATCCGCCTGCTGGTGCAACTGCCCCGCACCTCCAGGGAACGTCATATTGTAACGCTCTCACGTGAAGAAGCGCGTCGGATGCTGGAGGCAGCCCGGGCGCATCCGCGCACCGGCATTCGTGACGAAGCCCTGGTGCGCATGCTGCTCTACTGCTGGTTGCGCCGCAGTGAGGCTGCCGCGATGGATTTTGAGCATATCCGTAAGGTAGGGACACACTACGTATTGCGATTACCCCATACCAAAAAAGGAACCGAAGAAATTGTCAAGGTACCAGCCCACTGCATGGCAGCGCTGCAACGCCTGGCGGCATTTTACGGTGACGCACGGGGACCGGTATGGCGCAGCTTCTCAAACAATTCGCGAGGACGCAGACTCTCGGCGCAAAGCATTTACAATATTGTGGCGCGGCTGGCGCGTGAGATCGGATTGGATCGGCGTATTGGAGCGCACACGCTACGCCACACGGGTATCACGCTGGCAGTTCAGGGAGGCGCGCCCCTGCACAAGGTGCGAAGTCAGGCCCGCCACGCAGACATCCAGACCACCATGGTCTACGTCCATCAGCAGGACTTTCTCGACGACAACGCCGCTGACTACGTGCACCTCTGA
- a CDS encoding glycosyltransferase family 4 protein encodes MRRVLIIAYYFPPMGLSGVQRVAKFARYLPHHGWHPLVLTVKPGGYFAYDQTLLAEVEAAGVSIYRTASLDPTRLFRKRRPVPLPSESVRKRWHRLNSWLFVPDNKIGWLPPAVWTGRHLLQQHAVDVIFASAPPATSLLVGALLHRWSGRPLVLDFRDDWLDNPRQLYPTRWHRRLHARLEQWTFRQAACILTINSYLQRALQQRIPAGGPPVHVIPHGFDPADFENVPAEPRSDQKLRLLYSGVFYDAQQPDAFLRALAQWLAQYPEARPYIEAVFVGLVPPHTPALIDQLGLQDIVTLRGYCSHQETIAALKAADVLWLTVGEQPGAAGITTSKLFEYLGTRKPILALIPDGVGREILLEYGAAYLAPPHEVSAIVQTVHRLYEDWRSGRLPVGRVSVVSRYDRQQLAGHLARLLEATLQSAAICTGT; translated from the coding sequence ATGCGCCGCGTATTGATTATTGCGTACTACTTTCCGCCAATGGGACTCAGCGGCGTGCAGCGCGTGGCCAAATTTGCTCGCTATCTTCCTCATCATGGCTGGCATCCCCTCGTCCTCACCGTCAAGCCAGGCGGCTACTTCGCATATGATCAAACGCTGCTGGCCGAGGTAGAGGCTGCTGGAGTAAGCATTTACCGCACCGCCTCACTGGACCCAACCCGCCTGTTCCGAAAGCGCCGCCCCGTGCCTCTGCCGTCTGAGTCTGTCCGCAAACGCTGGCATCGCCTCAACAGTTGGCTGTTTGTTCCAGATAATAAGATCGGATGGCTTCCTCCGGCTGTCTGGACTGGACGCCACCTGCTCCAGCAGCATGCCGTTGATGTTATCTTTGCCTCAGCACCGCCTGCTACCTCGCTGCTTGTCGGCGCCCTGTTACATCGGTGGAGTGGCCGCCCGCTGGTACTTGACTTCCGAGATGACTGGCTGGACAATCCCCGGCAGCTCTATCCCACCCGCTGGCACCGAAGGCTCCACGCCCGTCTGGAACAATGGACATTTCGGCAGGCAGCATGCATTCTTACGATCAATTCCTACTTGCAGCGAGCACTCCAGCAGCGCATACCCGCTGGCGGGCCACCTGTCCATGTCATCCCACATGGGTTCGATCCGGCCGATTTCGAAAACGTCCCGGCCGAACCGCGATCCGACCAGAAGCTACGCTTACTCTACAGCGGCGTCTTTTATGATGCCCAGCAGCCTGATGCCTTCCTTCGGGCGCTGGCACAGTGGCTTGCACAGTACCCAGAAGCTCGCCCTTACATTGAGGCCGTGTTCGTTGGACTTGTCCCTCCCCACACGCCCGCACTTATTGATCAGCTAGGACTCCAAGACATTGTAACGCTACGCGGCTACTGCTCCCATCAGGAAACCATAGCAGCGCTCAAAGCAGCCGACGTGCTCTGGCTAACGGTAGGAGAGCAGCCAGGCGCCGCAGGCATTACCACCAGCAAACTGTTTGAGTATCTTGGAACGCGCAAACCCATTCTCGCGCTGATCCCCGACGGTGTAGGGCGAGAAATATTACTTGAGTACGGAGCCGCTTATCTGGCTCCACCGCACGAGGTGAGCGCTATTGTTCAGACCGTACATCGCCTTTACGAAGACTGGCGATCGGGCCGGCTCCCGGTGGGACGGGTATCGGTGGTCAGTCGCTATGATCGGCAACAACTTGCTGGTCACCTGGCCCGGTTACTGGAGGCTACCCTGCAATCAGCAGCAATATGCACCGGCACCTGA
- a CDS encoding segregation and condensation protein A: MYRVRLPVFEGPLDLLLYFIRRDELDIYDIPVARIADEFLAYVRLMEELDLDGVGDFLYLAAVLLHIKAQMLLPRPSQEVEEEPAAADPRQELVERLLNYLRYKEAAARLEAHAEHRRQCYRRGEAARGVDEQQVVGPPPLAPIPFPELLGALQRVLQRWAAPPAHTVRRETYSVEAQMRYVQELLRDRAACSFSALVAGRPRGFVIATFLAVLELARQGQVWLRLLDGDEDFLVAACEEPSVEEADVAA, from the coding sequence ATGTACCGCGTTCGGCTCCCCGTCTTTGAAGGTCCGCTGGACCTTCTGCTATACTTCATCCGGCGGGATGAGCTGGATATTTATGACATTCCGGTAGCTCGCATCGCCGATGAGTTTCTGGCCTATGTGCGTTTGATGGAGGAGCTGGACCTGGATGGGGTAGGAGATTTTCTGTACCTGGCGGCTGTTTTACTCCATATCAAAGCACAGATGCTGCTTCCTCGCCCTTCGCAGGAAGTGGAAGAGGAGCCAGCAGCGGCGGATCCCAGGCAGGAGCTGGTTGAGCGACTGCTTAACTACCTGCGCTATAAGGAGGCTGCTGCTCGGCTGGAGGCGCATGCTGAACATCGGCGGCAATGCTACCGGCGTGGGGAGGCAGCACGGGGAGTGGACGAGCAGCAGGTGGTAGGGCCACCGCCTTTAGCGCCGATACCATTCCCGGAGTTGCTGGGTGCGTTGCAGCGCGTATTGCAGCGGTGGGCGGCGCCGCCAGCTCATACGGTGCGGCGGGAGACCTACAGCGTGGAAGCACAAATGCGCTATGTTCAGGAGCTGTTACGGGACAGGGCTGCCTGCTCATTTAGCGCGCTGGTAGCCGGTCGGCCCCGGGGATTTGTAATTGCGACGTTTCTGGCGGTGCTGGAGCTGGCGCGTCAGGGGCAGGTGTGGCTGCGGTTACTGGATGGGGATGAGGATTTTCTGGTAGCGGCCTGTGAAGAACCTTCTGTAGAGGAAGCCGATGTTGCCGCATAG
- a CDS encoding M24 family metallopeptidase, translating into MTPERIARIQERLSQANADAVVIAALSDIRWACGFTGSNALLLVRRDAAHFLTDGRYTTQAAQEVQGIPRHTASPDLMRYAVEQGLLDGVQRLLYQADHLTCAQLNAYQALIPDIEWIGVENWLCDLTAIKDETALSAIRRAQTITERVFEDILPLIRPGITEQELAAEIVYRHLRMGAERMAFEPIVASGPNSALPHARPTHRAFEPGDVILLDFGCHVDGYASDMTRTVVLGSPAQVVKDVYNIVRTAQEAALAIARAGITAAELDRAARSVIEEAGWGEYFTHSLGHGVGLQVHEWPRIASNNEQTLPAGVVVTIEPGIYLPGRFGIRLEDLIVLQAGGHENLTQLSRTLLVL; encoded by the coding sequence ATGACGCCTGAGCGCATTGCACGCATTCAGGAACGACTGAGCCAGGCTAATGCCGATGCTGTCGTAATCGCAGCGCTCTCCGACATCCGGTGGGCCTGTGGTTTCACCGGGTCAAACGCTCTGTTGCTGGTGCGGCGCGACGCAGCTCATTTTCTGACAGACGGACGCTACACCACCCAGGCTGCCCAGGAAGTGCAGGGCATTCCTCGCCACACAGCCAGCCCTGACCTGATGCGATATGCCGTAGAGCAGGGCCTGTTGGACGGCGTCCAACGCCTGCTTTACCAGGCCGATCACCTCACCTGCGCTCAACTCAACGCTTACCAGGCGCTAATTCCAGACATCGAATGGATCGGCGTCGAAAACTGGCTGTGTGATCTTACGGCTATCAAAGACGAGACGGCTTTATCGGCTATCCGACGTGCCCAGACGATCACCGAGCGCGTCTTTGAAGACATCCTACCGCTTATTCGGCCAGGCATCACCGAACAGGAGCTGGCTGCAGAAATTGTCTATCGACACTTGCGGATGGGTGCCGAGCGCATGGCATTTGAGCCCATTGTAGCCTCTGGTCCGAACAGCGCGCTACCTCACGCCCGTCCCACGCACCGAGCTTTCGAACCGGGCGACGTCATTCTGCTGGACTTCGGCTGCCACGTAGACGGCTACGCCTCCGATATGACCCGAACTGTCGTGCTAGGGTCACCCGCACAAGTTGTCAAGGACGTCTACAACATCGTACGCACTGCTCAGGAGGCGGCTCTGGCAATTGCCCGGGCTGGTATTACAGCAGCCGAACTGGACCGCGCAGCACGCTCGGTAATTGAAGAAGCCGGCTGGGGCGAGTATTTCACGCACAGTCTGGGGCATGGCGTAGGTCTACAGGTGCACGAATGGCCCCGCATTGCCTCCAACAACGAGCAGACACTCCCCGCGGGCGTCGTGGTTACCATTGAACCCGGCATTTACCTGCCCGGACGCTTCGGCATTCGCCTGGAAGACCTGATTGTCCTGCAGGCAGGCGGCCACGAAAACCTGACGCAACTCTCCAGAACGCTGCTGGTCTTATAA
- the guaB gene encoding IMP dehydrogenase: METQTLSSADILERLAWKFVGEGLTYDDVLLVPARSGVMPREVSTRTWLTRNIPLNIPLVSAAMDTVTEAEMAIAIAREGGVGVLHKNMTIERQAAEVRRVKRSESGMILDPITLHPDDTVADARRLMARYSIGGIPIVDQEGKLIGIVTNRDLRFQVDSQRPLREVMTAQGLITAPVGTTLEEAEQILEANKIEKLPVVDEQGYLKGLITFKDIEKKRKYPNACKDQHGRLRVGAAVGVTADVLDRVAALVEAGVDFVTVDTAHGHSEGVLRTVELIKTHFEQLDVVAGNVATAEGTRDLIAAGADAVKVGIGPGSICTTRVVAGVGVPQLTAVMICAAEARPRGIPIIADGGIKHTGDIPKALAAGASSVMIGSLFAAVEESPGETVIYEGRKYKSYRGMGSVGAMAAGSKDRYFQDAEDDLAKLVPEGIEGRVPYSGRLSEVVYQMIGGLRAAMGYCGCATIDELYEKARFVRITPAGVRESHPHDVYITKEAPNYWLRSF, encoded by the coding sequence ATGGAAACGCAAACGCTCTCAAGCGCTGATATCCTCGAACGTCTTGCCTGGAAATTTGTAGGGGAGGGACTCACCTACGACGACGTGCTGCTGGTGCCAGCACGCTCGGGAGTCATGCCCCGTGAGGTCTCAACCCGAACCTGGCTGACCCGCAACATTCCCCTCAATATCCCGCTGGTGTCAGCCGCTATGGATACAGTTACCGAGGCAGAGATGGCGATTGCCATCGCTCGAGAAGGCGGCGTAGGGGTTCTGCACAAAAACATGACTATCGAACGCCAGGCGGCCGAAGTGCGCCGCGTCAAACGGTCCGAGAGCGGGATGATCCTTGACCCTATTACACTACACCCCGACGACACTGTCGCCGACGCCCGCCGCCTGATGGCACGCTACTCCATTGGAGGCATCCCCATCGTTGACCAGGAAGGCAAGCTTATCGGCATTGTTACCAATCGAGATCTGCGTTTCCAGGTAGACAGCCAGCGCCCACTGCGGGAGGTTATGACCGCACAGGGACTCATCACGGCACCGGTAGGCACTACTCTGGAGGAGGCCGAGCAAATCCTGGAGGCCAATAAAATAGAAAAACTACCCGTTGTCGATGAACAGGGCTACCTGAAGGGACTCATCACCTTCAAGGATATTGAGAAAAAGCGTAAATATCCGAACGCCTGTAAAGACCAGCATGGACGGCTTCGGGTCGGTGCGGCTGTCGGGGTAACAGCCGACGTGCTGGACCGAGTAGCTGCCCTGGTAGAAGCAGGGGTTGACTTCGTCACGGTTGATACGGCCCATGGCCACTCTGAAGGGGTGCTACGTACTGTCGAGCTGATCAAGACGCATTTTGAGCAGCTCGACGTTGTGGCAGGAAACGTGGCTACAGCCGAGGGCACCCGCGACCTGATCGCTGCCGGCGCCGACGCTGTCAAGGTAGGCATCGGGCCCGGCTCTATCTGCACGACCCGCGTTGTCGCAGGCGTCGGGGTGCCTCAGCTTACCGCTGTCATGATCTGCGCAGCGGAAGCGCGTCCGCGCGGCATCCCGATTATCGCAGACGGTGGCATCAAACACACCGGTGACATTCCCAAAGCCTTAGCGGCCGGCGCTTCCAGTGTAATGATCGGTAGCTTATTTGCCGCTGTTGAAGAGAGTCCCGGCGAGACAGTTATCTACGAGGGACGCAAGTACAAGAGCTATCGAGGCATGGGATCCGTTGGCGCAATGGCAGCCGGCAGTAAAGATCGTTACTTCCAGGATGCCGAGGACGACCTGGCTAAACTGGTTCCCGAGGGCATCGAAGGACGTGTGCCCTACAGCGGTCGCCTCAGTGAGGTAGTCTACCAGATGATCGGTGGCTTACGGGCAGCTATGGGCTACTGCGGGTGCGCTACCATCGACGAACTCTACGAAAAAGCACGCTTTGTGCGCATCACGCCTGCCGGCGTCCGCGAAAGCCATCCGCACGACGTGTACATCACCAAGGAAGCTCCTAACTACTGGCTGCGCTCCTTCTGA